CTGGCAACCTGCCCTTGTGGTCGTCGGCGTACATCATCAGAGCTTTGCCAATCTGGTTCATCCCGCTGCGGCAAGAGGACGCCCGCGCATTCTCACGGGCGGCGGAGAACACAGGAAACAGGATTGCGGCGAGGATCGCAATGATCGCGATGACGACCAGCAGTTCGATAAGGGTGAAACCTCTGCTCTTGCGCAGACACATCTCAGAATCCCTCCACCATGCGTTTCGACTTACGACGGACTTGGAGCGGCCCCCACACGGTGCGCAACCGGTTTCACAACCGGCCTCGTCTCTGATTATATTATGCGCCGCCATGGCGGTCAAGATGAGAGCAGGTGAAATTCGGGAATTCTTAGGTATTGGCAGCCATCGCCGCGGTCGCCGCAGCCTTCCCGCGCCCGGCGGCGGCTTCAGGCTCCCGCCAGACAACAGGAACCGGAAGGATATACGTCCTTGGAGCAAGCATGCGCCCGCTTAGCTGCTCGAAGATCAGATCCACCGCGATCTCACCCGCGCGGGTGAAGCCCGGACGGGACGTAGGGAACGGGGGAGTGAACCAGCGGGCCGTATCGTGGTCATCGAAGCCCGTCACACGGATGTCTCCGGGAACATCCACCCCACGTGCCAACAGCGCCTGCGTTAGCATGATGGCCGTCTGATCCTCCCATGCGATGACGGCATCGGGGACCGGATCCAGCGCGAGCAACCGGGCCGCAAGCTCATCCATGTCGCCTTCCCGGCCTGCAATCCACATCTCCACTCGCTCGACTCCCGGCCACCCGACATATTGATCAGGTATGGGAAGTCCGGCATCTTTCATGGCCGTGCGCCATCCCCTGGCGCGCTCGGCGATGGACCGCCACACGGTCCCCGGCGTGATATCCATAAAGAGGATGTTCCGGTGGCCCCTGCGCAACAGCTCGCGGGTCATGTCATATCCCAGGCGGTAGTTGTCGAAAGTGACGATGTGGCGGCCCCATTCTTCCGTGCCGAGGTCAATCAGCACGATGGGGATGTCCCTCCAGCGCCTGGCGAGGTAGTCATCCTCAAGGGCGCCCCCTTTTCGCATGATCGGGTTCAGGATGATGCCCTGCGCTCCAGCTTCCAGGTGTTCCGCGACTAGTTCCTCCTCGTGCTGGACGTCGAAGCTGGAGGAGCCCATCAGGAGACCGAAGCCGAGCTCCCTAGCCCGGCGCTCTACTCCACGATATACCCTGACGCTCAGCCAGTCGTGACGCAGAGGGACAAGAAGGCTCAGCAACCGCCCACCACCGTTACCCCCGTTGCCTAAGCGGGACGGCTCCGCGATGTATGATCCACTTCCGTGCCGCGTGACAATCAGCCCCTCTGACTCCAGGAGGGAAAGCGCGCGGGAGATGGTGGGCAGGCTGACGCCGAACCGGTCCTGAAGATATCGCTGAGTAGGCAGCTTGCTCCCCGGCGTGGCTCCGGGTCCGCTCAGCCACTCCTCGCGAATTGCGTTCGCGATCCTCTCATATGCGGGCAACCTATCCACTGCCCTGTCCTCCAACCGGCGTATACCGGACAAGGGGCCCTTCCGACACCGTGCGCCTTCAGACCCTTCTCATTATCGCCTATAAGCCGGATTGTCGACGCCCCTGTTCGGCAGGAAGCCCCAGTAACTGTCGTCGTCCATCCGCTCCGGTATCTCGGCCTTTGCATGGCCGTCAAAGAACAGATAATTGACGACGCTTCCGCCGGCGTGCTCGCCTTCTTTCGGCTTGTAGCCGGCCAGAGACTGATAGGCCGGGAAACCGAACGTGTTGTAGTCGCGGGTGTTCGGGATGGGGTTCCCGCCTGCGTCCACCTTCAAACCATAAGCCCATTCGCAAAGCAGCACATACCGTGAGTGCTCAGGCTTCATCTGACCCTCCGTCCAGGTGAAAGCCACCGGCTCCGCCAGAGGGCCGCTGGCAGGCCTCCCCATGATCATCCAGTCCAGCAGCGGCTGATCGTTGAGAGCATAGCTTCGTTTGTGGGGCTTGACGCCCGGGATCTTCTCCGTGCGACGCGCTCCATCAGACGGGCATCCGTAGACGGCCACATTCTTCACGTAAGGGAAGATGGCGACATCCCAAGTGACCCATCCCTGATATTGCTCGGGATGGATCTTGGGAGTCGAAGGGTCAATGCGCTGGGCGCCGGCCGGGTAGCGGCCCTTGTGATCGTCCACATACATCTTGAACGCCACGCCCAGCTGCTTCAGATTGTTGAGACAGCCGGTCAGCCTGGCCTTCTCGCGCGCCTGCAGGAATACGGGGAACAGAATGGCGGCGAGGATGGCGATGATGGCGATGACCACGAGCAGTTCAATCAGGGTGAACCCCTTACGGACTTTTGCGGACTGCACCTTGCTGGCCCTCCGGATCAAACATTTGGCAGGCTCCGCCTGCCTGCTAACAATTATGGCTAGTGTTCAGCCGTGTGTCAAGAGTGTTTCGGAACAATTTCTGGTCGAATGCTAACACATTAACACAATGCAAATTTCTACTTGACACAGGGCGGACCGAATGGCATACTTGGCATGATCCCGGGACTTTACGGCCCGCTTCCGGACACGCGGCGGTCCGGCCGGCGTCCGGAGATTCCGGGGGGGACCCGTGCAAGAATCCGAAAGGAGGGAACACTCTGATGTTCCGTTTGTTCCGCTTCGCAGCTGCAGGGGTGGCCTTGCTGGTGGCGGCTTCCGTCCTGATGGCTGCAGAGTATGCCGTAAAACAGGACGGCACTGCGGACTTCACCACAGTGTCGGCTGCCATCAATGCCGCCAATGCCAATCCGGGTGCGGATGTCATCACCATTCTGGACAGC
The sequence above is drawn from the Armatimonadota bacterium genome and encodes:
- a CDS encoding LacI family transcriptional regulator, giving the protein MDRLPAYERIANAIREEWLSGPGATPGSKLPTQRYLQDRFGVSLPTISRALSLLESEGLIVTRHGSGSYIAEPSRLGNGGNGGGRLLSLLVPLRHDWLSVRVYRGVERRARELGFGLLMGSSSFDVQHEEELVAEHLEAGAQGIILNPIMRKGGALEDDYLARRWRDIPIVLIDLGTEEWGRHIVTFDNYRLGYDMTRELLRRGHRNILFMDITPGTVWRSIAERARGWRTAMKDAGLPIPDQYVGWPGVERVEMWIAGREGDMDELAARLLALDPVPDAVIAWEDQTAIMLTQALLARGVDVPGDIRVTGFDDHDTARWFTPPFPTSRPGFTRAGEIAVDLIFEQLSGRMLAPRTYILPVPVVWREPEAAAGRGKAAATAAMAANT